One window of the Macadamia integrifolia cultivar HAES 741 unplaced genomic scaffold, SCU_Mint_v3 scaffold542, whole genome shotgun sequence genome contains the following:
- the LOC122069181 gene encoding calmodulin-like protein 8 produces MADILTKEQIIEFQEAFSLFDKDGDGCITIEELATVIRSLDQNPTEEELHDMISDVDVDGNGTIEFGEFLTLMARKMKETDAEEELKEAFKVFDKDQNGYISANELRHVMINLGEKLTDEEVEQMIKEADLDGDGQVNYEEFVKMMMTV; encoded by the exons ATGGCTGATATCCTTACTAAAGAACAGATCATCGAATTTCAGGAAGCCTTTAGTCTGTTTGATAAAGATGGAGATG GTTGCATCACCATAGAAGAATTGGCAACAGTGATCCGATCACTGGATCAAAACCCAACTGAAGAAGAGCTCCATGACATGATAAGTGATGTCGATGTGGATGGAAATGGAACCATAGAGTTTGGGGAGTTCTTGACTCTCATGGCCAGAAAAATGAAG GAAACAGATGCAGAGGAGGAACTTAAAGAAGCCTTCAAAGTATTCGATAAGGATCAAAATGGCTATATTTCAGCTAACGAG CTGAGGCATGTTATGATCAACCTGGGGGAGAAACtgacagatgaagaggtagaaCAGATGATCAAAGAAGCTGACTTGGATGGTGATGGTCAAGTTAATTATGAAGAGTTTGTTAAGATGATGATGACCGTCTAG
- the LOC122069180 gene encoding uncharacterized protein LOC122069180 isoform X2, with translation MGNEMGNQNVSRMQEQDSTKLEASKESVEVSVASINANCVEDANQQVFTPKEDFHEYNTGFASGDSSRTGDPKQTINGGEQDKTEAQAPEGSLIVPIGSNNHNGMGDGMQLVSSIDDEKFHQQTGSPSKENFPTTMDNQIQIQASSATEGEETRTVSLDTKSMICPPRTMELETIKSEKHESSIPHTELSVSSSEDQKTNEHTSSSEDNSRRTNESQTQSQASIGGEGEETGSPSLDSTSMVPNPQSVESETFTNQHKSTIFHAESSVPSLETGNSNEHTGSASEDNSTSTNDNQVKKQASIGGEWEEARTSSLDTKSRVHNPDSMVVENLKSHHQESTEVHTEVFVEASSKSVGSSGDVLISSRPQDSEEKGQRLVDDITHILGESYISHSYTEVEIMGEDVPMENMESQDKKVGVISNINEMKSDIINGIEVGRPINGIEFENRVNEEQESTLLNALGSHVVLSNNRIMKENGSESEQKRYDSNTTFLSDGLVEESNANEINICQSEFVAVGSDHEEERKGSELCDSYKPIIQSGLQIDDENVPLYMFKLNMQDSNQSLVSEISCKEHEGETKMVVMDIIPTESILTDSNHEEGKLPTFSSSSMDPTKNKFIIGAMEKTEDPDLIGKYQEEWGTQLHPIEPVENFLRPNPVSLDKSQVPKQDTLIGTDRVGSRNGSTIVSDQNSCDQVDVRKTSNFDSTNSTVETMVAVENEKSGQDLSQHLGLDQSYYQEFSTVALVPSGMSTDGSQGQESTCDLTNNEMNQDNIKGKVDLGHKSSLELYTPRKESEAQESRSEKKFFEKGLVSSFENCVFDTKETSSIAEVELHAEISKLPNLDFEFPPEATPIPSPEKTAKVEEFKVLEIQLEDINFHVEVSKPTSFDFELPIEERIEESGQSPILCQESAAKDAGTELYEEMSAEKHVITLGRTSSEKLTPLLDFLKEGEKNENESGKKNKGPMANKSATSSRVREKSKPKYSLFCNCMGCTEVIQ, from the exons ATGGGCAATGAGATGGGCAACCAGAATGTATCTAGAATGCAAG AACAAGATAGCACCAAGCTTGAAGCTTCAAAAGAATCTGTGGAAGTATCAGTAgcttcaattaatgcaaactgTGTAGAAGATGCAAACCAACAAGTTTTTACTCCTAAAGAGGACTTCCATGAATATAACACAGGCTTTGCTTCTGGGGACTCATCCAGAACAGGTGATCCTAAACAAACAATCAATGGAGGAG AGCAAGACAAAACTGAAGCTCAAGCTCCTGAGGGATCTTTAATAGTTCCAATAGGTTCAAATAATCACAATGGCATGGGTGATGGAATGCAGTTAGTTTCATCCATCGATGATGAAAAATTTCATCAGCAAACAGGTTCACCTTCTAAGGAGAATTTTCCCACGACAATGGACAACCAAATTCAGATACAGGCATCAAGTGCAACAG aaggagaagagaCAAGGACTGTGTCTCTGGATACAAAATCTATGATCTGTCCCCCCAGAACTATGGAGTTGGAGACCATAAAGTCTGAAAAACATGAATCCTCCATACCTCACACTGAATTATCAGTTTCATcatctgaagatcagaagactAATGAGCACACAAGTTCTTCAGAGGACAACTCAAGAAGAACAAATGAGAGCCAGACTCAGAGTCAGGCATCAATTGGAGGAG aaggagaagagaCAGGGAGTCCATCACTGGATTCAACATCCATGGTCCCTAACCCCCAATCTGTGGAATCAGAAACCTTTACCAATCAACATAAGTCCACAATATTTCATGCTGAATCATCAGTTCCATCATTAGAAACTGGGAATTCTAATGAGCATACAGGTTCAGCTTCTGAAGACAACTCAACCAGCACAAATGACAACCAGGTTAAGAAACAGGCATCAATTGGGGGAG AGTGGGAAGAGGCAAGGACTTCATCTCTTGATACAAAATCCAGAGTCCACAACCCTGATTCTATGGTAGTAGAAAATCTGAAGTCTCATCATCAGGAGTCCACTGAAGTTCACACCGAAGTATTTGTGGAAGCCAGCAGCAAATCAGTGGGAAGCAGCGGGGACGTTCTCATATCAAGCAGACCTCAAGATTCTGAAGAGAAAGGACAAAGGCTAGTGGATGATATTACGCACATTCTAGGTGAGAGTTATATATCCCATTCCTACACAGAAGTAGAAATTATGGGGGAAGATGTGCCAATGGAAAACATGGAATCTCAAGACAAGAAGGTGGGAGTCATTAGCAATATCAATGAGATGAAATCCGATATCATAAATGGAATTGAAGTCGGGAGACCTATAAATGGAATTGAATTTGAGAACAGAGTGAATGAAGAACAAGAATCGACCTTGTTGAATGCTCTTGGGAGTCATGTAGTTCTGAGCAACAACAGAATTATGAAAGAGAATGGATCAGAAAGTGAACAGAAAAGGTACGATTCTAACACAACTTTTCTTTCTGATGGATTGGTGGAAGAATCAAATGCAAATGAGATCAATATTTGTCAAAGTGAGTTTGTGGCAGTTGGCTCTGAtcatgaagaagagagaaagggaagtgAACTATGTGATTCATACAAACCCATTATCCAGAGTGGTCTCCAAATTGATGATGAAAATGTTCCTCTGTATATGTTCAAACTCAACATGCAGGATAGCAACCAGAGCTTGGTTTCAGAGATATCCTGTAAAGAGCATGAAGGAGAAACCAAGATGGTTGTTATGGACATAATTCCAACAGAATCAATTCTCACTGACAGCAACCATGAAGAAGGGAAACTCCCAACATTTTCCTCGTCTTCGATGGATCCAACAAAGAATAAATTTATCATAGGAGCAATGGAGAAAACAGAAGACCCAGATTTAATAGGAAAGTATCAAGAAGAATGGGGAACCCAGTTGCACCCAATTGAACCAGTGGAAAATTTTCTCCGACCAAACCCTGTTTCTCTAGACAAGTCTCAAGTTCCCAAACAGGACACACTAATAGGAACTGACAGAGTAGGTTCTAGAAATGGGTCAACCATAGTATCAGATCAAAACAGTTGTGATCAGGTTGATGTTAGAAAAACTTCTAACTTTGATTCAACAAACTCAACTGTAGAAACTATGGTAGCAGTGGAGAATGAGAAGTCTGGGCAAGACCTCTCACAGCATCTGGGCCTAGACCAGTCATACTATCAGGAATTCAGTACAGTGGCACTTGTGCCATCTGGTATGTCTACTGATGGCTCTCAGGGACAAGAATCAACATGTGATCTAACCAACAATGAAATGAACCAAGACAACATCAAAGGTAAGGTTGATCTTGGACACAAGTCCAGCCTTGAACTATACACTCCAAGGAAAGAAAGTGAAGCCCAAGAAAGTCGGTCAGAGAAAAAGTTTTTTGAAAAAGGTCTAGTTTCTTCATTTGAAAATTGTGTTTTTGACACTAAAGAAACTAGTTCAATTGCAGAAGTTGAGCTCCATGCTGAGATTAGCAAACTGCCTAACCTCGATTTTGAATTCCCACCTGAAGCAACCCCAATACCGTCTCCAGAAAAGACTGCAAAAGTTGAAGAGTTCAAAGTCCTGGAAATCCAGTTAG AAGACATCAATTTCCATGTTGAGGTTAGTAAACCTACAAGCTTTGATTTTGAACtcccaattgaagaaaggatagaagaatCCGGTCAAAGCCCAATACTATGTCAAGAAAGTGCTGCAAAAG ATGCAGGAACTGAACTTTATGAAGAGATGTCAGCAGAAAAGCATGTCATTACATTGGGAAGAACCAGTTCAGAGAAGTTGACTCCTCTTCTAGACTTcttgaaagagggagagaagaatgAGAACGAatcaggaaagaaaaataagggtCCTATGGCAAATAAGTCAGCTACATCATCCAGAGTGAGAGAGAAGAGCAAACCTAAGTATTCTCTCTTCTGCAACTGCATGGGTTGTACAGAGGTGATTCAATAA
- the LOC122069180 gene encoding uncharacterized protein LOC122069180 isoform X3: MGNEMGNQNVSRMQEQDSTKLEASKESVEVSVASINANCVEDANQQVFTPKEDFHEYNTGFASGDSSRTGDPKQTINGGEQDKTEAQAPEGSLIVPIGSNNHNGMGDGMQLVSSIDDEKFHQQTGSPSKENFPTTMDNQIQIQASSATEGEETRTVSLDTKSMICPPRTMELETIKSEKHESSIPHTELSVSSSEDQKTNEHTSSSEDNSRRTNESQTQSQASIGGEGEETGSPSLDSTSMVPNPQSVESETFTNQHKSTIFHAESSVPSLETGNSNEHTGSASEDNSTSTNDNQVKKQASIGGEWEEARTSSLDTKSRVHNPDSMVVENLKSHHQESTEVHTEVFVEASSKSVGSSGDVLISSRPQDSEEKGQRLVDDITHILGESYISHSYTEVEIMGEDVPMENMESQDKKVGVISNINEMKSDIINGIEVGRPINGIEFENRVNEEQESTLLNALGSHVVLSNNRIMKENGSESEQKRYDSNTTFLSDGLVEESNANEINICQSEFVAVGSDHEEERKGSELCDSYKPIIQSGLQIDDENVPLYMFKLNMQDSNQSLVSEISCKEHEGETKMVVMDIIPTESILTDSNHEEGKLPTFSSSSMDPTKNKFIIGAMEKTEDPDLIGKYQEEWGTQLHPIEPVENFLRPNPVSLDKSQVPKQDTLIGTDRVGSRNGSTIVSDQNSCDQVDVRKTSNFDSTNSTVETMVAVENEKSGQDLSQHLGLDQSYYQEFSTVALVPSGMSTDGSQGQESTCDLTNNEMNQDNIKGKVDLGHKSSLELYTPRKESEAQESRSEKKFFEKGLVSSFENCVFDTKETSSIAEVELHAEISKLPNLDFEFPPEATPIPSPEKTAKVEEFKVLEIQLEDINFHVEVSKPTSFDFELPIEERIEESGQSPILCQESAAKGTELYEEMSAEKHVITLGRTSSEKLTPLLDFLKEGEKNENESGKKNKGPMANKSATSSRVREKSKPKYSLFCNCMGCTEVIQ, encoded by the exons ATGGGCAATGAGATGGGCAACCAGAATGTATCTAGAATGCAAG AACAAGATAGCACCAAGCTTGAAGCTTCAAAAGAATCTGTGGAAGTATCAGTAgcttcaattaatgcaaactgTGTAGAAGATGCAAACCAACAAGTTTTTACTCCTAAAGAGGACTTCCATGAATATAACACAGGCTTTGCTTCTGGGGACTCATCCAGAACAGGTGATCCTAAACAAACAATCAATGGAGGAG AGCAAGACAAAACTGAAGCTCAAGCTCCTGAGGGATCTTTAATAGTTCCAATAGGTTCAAATAATCACAATGGCATGGGTGATGGAATGCAGTTAGTTTCATCCATCGATGATGAAAAATTTCATCAGCAAACAGGTTCACCTTCTAAGGAGAATTTTCCCACGACAATGGACAACCAAATTCAGATACAGGCATCAAGTGCAACAG aaggagaagagaCAAGGACTGTGTCTCTGGATACAAAATCTATGATCTGTCCCCCCAGAACTATGGAGTTGGAGACCATAAAGTCTGAAAAACATGAATCCTCCATACCTCACACTGAATTATCAGTTTCATcatctgaagatcagaagactAATGAGCACACAAGTTCTTCAGAGGACAACTCAAGAAGAACAAATGAGAGCCAGACTCAGAGTCAGGCATCAATTGGAGGAG aaggagaagagaCAGGGAGTCCATCACTGGATTCAACATCCATGGTCCCTAACCCCCAATCTGTGGAATCAGAAACCTTTACCAATCAACATAAGTCCACAATATTTCATGCTGAATCATCAGTTCCATCATTAGAAACTGGGAATTCTAATGAGCATACAGGTTCAGCTTCTGAAGACAACTCAACCAGCACAAATGACAACCAGGTTAAGAAACAGGCATCAATTGGGGGAG AGTGGGAAGAGGCAAGGACTTCATCTCTTGATACAAAATCCAGAGTCCACAACCCTGATTCTATGGTAGTAGAAAATCTGAAGTCTCATCATCAGGAGTCCACTGAAGTTCACACCGAAGTATTTGTGGAAGCCAGCAGCAAATCAGTGGGAAGCAGCGGGGACGTTCTCATATCAAGCAGACCTCAAGATTCTGAAGAGAAAGGACAAAGGCTAGTGGATGATATTACGCACATTCTAGGTGAGAGTTATATATCCCATTCCTACACAGAAGTAGAAATTATGGGGGAAGATGTGCCAATGGAAAACATGGAATCTCAAGACAAGAAGGTGGGAGTCATTAGCAATATCAATGAGATGAAATCCGATATCATAAATGGAATTGAAGTCGGGAGACCTATAAATGGAATTGAATTTGAGAACAGAGTGAATGAAGAACAAGAATCGACCTTGTTGAATGCTCTTGGGAGTCATGTAGTTCTGAGCAACAACAGAATTATGAAAGAGAATGGATCAGAAAGTGAACAGAAAAGGTACGATTCTAACACAACTTTTCTTTCTGATGGATTGGTGGAAGAATCAAATGCAAATGAGATCAATATTTGTCAAAGTGAGTTTGTGGCAGTTGGCTCTGAtcatgaagaagagagaaagggaagtgAACTATGTGATTCATACAAACCCATTATCCAGAGTGGTCTCCAAATTGATGATGAAAATGTTCCTCTGTATATGTTCAAACTCAACATGCAGGATAGCAACCAGAGCTTGGTTTCAGAGATATCCTGTAAAGAGCATGAAGGAGAAACCAAGATGGTTGTTATGGACATAATTCCAACAGAATCAATTCTCACTGACAGCAACCATGAAGAAGGGAAACTCCCAACATTTTCCTCGTCTTCGATGGATCCAACAAAGAATAAATTTATCATAGGAGCAATGGAGAAAACAGAAGACCCAGATTTAATAGGAAAGTATCAAGAAGAATGGGGAACCCAGTTGCACCCAATTGAACCAGTGGAAAATTTTCTCCGACCAAACCCTGTTTCTCTAGACAAGTCTCAAGTTCCCAAACAGGACACACTAATAGGAACTGACAGAGTAGGTTCTAGAAATGGGTCAACCATAGTATCAGATCAAAACAGTTGTGATCAGGTTGATGTTAGAAAAACTTCTAACTTTGATTCAACAAACTCAACTGTAGAAACTATGGTAGCAGTGGAGAATGAGAAGTCTGGGCAAGACCTCTCACAGCATCTGGGCCTAGACCAGTCATACTATCAGGAATTCAGTACAGTGGCACTTGTGCCATCTGGTATGTCTACTGATGGCTCTCAGGGACAAGAATCAACATGTGATCTAACCAACAATGAAATGAACCAAGACAACATCAAAGGTAAGGTTGATCTTGGACACAAGTCCAGCCTTGAACTATACACTCCAAGGAAAGAAAGTGAAGCCCAAGAAAGTCGGTCAGAGAAAAAGTTTTTTGAAAAAGGTCTAGTTTCTTCATTTGAAAATTGTGTTTTTGACACTAAAGAAACTAGTTCAATTGCAGAAGTTGAGCTCCATGCTGAGATTAGCAAACTGCCTAACCTCGATTTTGAATTCCCACCTGAAGCAACCCCAATACCGTCTCCAGAAAAGACTGCAAAAGTTGAAGAGTTCAAAGTCCTGGAAATCCAGTTAG AAGACATCAATTTCCATGTTGAGGTTAGTAAACCTACAAGCTTTGATTTTGAACtcccaattgaagaaaggatagaagaatCCGGTCAAAGCCCAATACTATGTCAAGAAAGTGCTGCAAAAG GAACTGAACTTTATGAAGAGATGTCAGCAGAAAAGCATGTCATTACATTGGGAAGAACCAGTTCAGAGAAGTTGACTCCTCTTCTAGACTTcttgaaagagggagagaagaatgAGAACGAatcaggaaagaaaaataagggtCCTATGGCAAATAAGTCAGCTACATCATCCAGAGTGAGAGAGAAGAGCAAACCTAAGTATTCTCTCTTCTGCAACTGCATGGGTTGTACAGAGGTGATTCAATAA
- the LOC122069180 gene encoding uncharacterized protein LOC122069180 isoform X1: protein MGNEMGNQNVSRMQEQDSTKLEASKESVEVSVASINANCVEDANQQVFTPKEDFHEYNTGFASGDSSRTGDPKQTINGGEQDKTEAQAPEGSLIVPIGSNNHNGMGDGMQLVSSIDDEKFHQQTGSPSKENFPTTMDNQIQIQASSATEGEETRTVSLDTKSMICPPRTMELETIKSEKHESSIPHTELSVSSSEDQKTNEHTSSSEDNSRRTNESQTQSQASIGGEGEETGSPSLDSTSMVPNPQSVESETFTNQHKSTIFHAESSVPSLETGNSNEHTGSASEDNSTSTNDNQVKKQASIGGEWEEARTSSLDTKSRVHNPDSMVVENLKSHHQESTEVHTEVFVEASSKSVGSSGDVLISSRPQDSEEKGQRLVDDITHILGESYISHSYTEVEIMGEDVPMENMESQDKKVGVISNINEMKSDIINGIEVGRPINGIEFENRVNEEQESTLLNALGSHVVLSNNRIMKENGSESEQKRYDSNTTFLSDGLVEESNANEINICQSEFVAVGSDHEEERKGSELCDSYKPIIQSGLQIDDENVPLYMFKLNMQDSNQSLVSEISCKEHEGETKMVVMDIIPTESILTDSNHEEGKLPTFSSSSMDPTKNKFIIGAMEKTEDPDLIGKYQEEWGTQLHPIEPVENFLRPNPVSLDKSQVPKQDTLIGTDRVGSRNGSTIVSDQNSCDQVDVRKTSNFDSTNSTVETMVAVENEKSGQDLSQHLGLDQSYYQEFSTVALVPSGMSTDGSQGQESTCDLTNNEMNQDNIKGKVDLGHKSSLELYTPRKESEAQESRSEKKFFEKGLVSSFENCVFDTKETSSIAEVELHAEISKLPNLDFEFPPEATPIPSPEKTAKVEEFKVLEIQLEDINFHVEVSKPTSFDFELPIEERIEESGQSPILCQESAAKGEVFQLKNCGFDTLTNRIDVNIENPDAGTELYEEMSAEKHVITLGRTSSEKLTPLLDFLKEGEKNENESGKKNKGPMANKSATSSRVREKSKPKYSLFCNCMGCTEVIQ, encoded by the exons ATGGGCAATGAGATGGGCAACCAGAATGTATCTAGAATGCAAG AACAAGATAGCACCAAGCTTGAAGCTTCAAAAGAATCTGTGGAAGTATCAGTAgcttcaattaatgcaaactgTGTAGAAGATGCAAACCAACAAGTTTTTACTCCTAAAGAGGACTTCCATGAATATAACACAGGCTTTGCTTCTGGGGACTCATCCAGAACAGGTGATCCTAAACAAACAATCAATGGAGGAG AGCAAGACAAAACTGAAGCTCAAGCTCCTGAGGGATCTTTAATAGTTCCAATAGGTTCAAATAATCACAATGGCATGGGTGATGGAATGCAGTTAGTTTCATCCATCGATGATGAAAAATTTCATCAGCAAACAGGTTCACCTTCTAAGGAGAATTTTCCCACGACAATGGACAACCAAATTCAGATACAGGCATCAAGTGCAACAG aaggagaagagaCAAGGACTGTGTCTCTGGATACAAAATCTATGATCTGTCCCCCCAGAACTATGGAGTTGGAGACCATAAAGTCTGAAAAACATGAATCCTCCATACCTCACACTGAATTATCAGTTTCATcatctgaagatcagaagactAATGAGCACACAAGTTCTTCAGAGGACAACTCAAGAAGAACAAATGAGAGCCAGACTCAGAGTCAGGCATCAATTGGAGGAG aaggagaagagaCAGGGAGTCCATCACTGGATTCAACATCCATGGTCCCTAACCCCCAATCTGTGGAATCAGAAACCTTTACCAATCAACATAAGTCCACAATATTTCATGCTGAATCATCAGTTCCATCATTAGAAACTGGGAATTCTAATGAGCATACAGGTTCAGCTTCTGAAGACAACTCAACCAGCACAAATGACAACCAGGTTAAGAAACAGGCATCAATTGGGGGAG AGTGGGAAGAGGCAAGGACTTCATCTCTTGATACAAAATCCAGAGTCCACAACCCTGATTCTATGGTAGTAGAAAATCTGAAGTCTCATCATCAGGAGTCCACTGAAGTTCACACCGAAGTATTTGTGGAAGCCAGCAGCAAATCAGTGGGAAGCAGCGGGGACGTTCTCATATCAAGCAGACCTCAAGATTCTGAAGAGAAAGGACAAAGGCTAGTGGATGATATTACGCACATTCTAGGTGAGAGTTATATATCCCATTCCTACACAGAAGTAGAAATTATGGGGGAAGATGTGCCAATGGAAAACATGGAATCTCAAGACAAGAAGGTGGGAGTCATTAGCAATATCAATGAGATGAAATCCGATATCATAAATGGAATTGAAGTCGGGAGACCTATAAATGGAATTGAATTTGAGAACAGAGTGAATGAAGAACAAGAATCGACCTTGTTGAATGCTCTTGGGAGTCATGTAGTTCTGAGCAACAACAGAATTATGAAAGAGAATGGATCAGAAAGTGAACAGAAAAGGTACGATTCTAACACAACTTTTCTTTCTGATGGATTGGTGGAAGAATCAAATGCAAATGAGATCAATATTTGTCAAAGTGAGTTTGTGGCAGTTGGCTCTGAtcatgaagaagagagaaagggaagtgAACTATGTGATTCATACAAACCCATTATCCAGAGTGGTCTCCAAATTGATGATGAAAATGTTCCTCTGTATATGTTCAAACTCAACATGCAGGATAGCAACCAGAGCTTGGTTTCAGAGATATCCTGTAAAGAGCATGAAGGAGAAACCAAGATGGTTGTTATGGACATAATTCCAACAGAATCAATTCTCACTGACAGCAACCATGAAGAAGGGAAACTCCCAACATTTTCCTCGTCTTCGATGGATCCAACAAAGAATAAATTTATCATAGGAGCAATGGAGAAAACAGAAGACCCAGATTTAATAGGAAAGTATCAAGAAGAATGGGGAACCCAGTTGCACCCAATTGAACCAGTGGAAAATTTTCTCCGACCAAACCCTGTTTCTCTAGACAAGTCTCAAGTTCCCAAACAGGACACACTAATAGGAACTGACAGAGTAGGTTCTAGAAATGGGTCAACCATAGTATCAGATCAAAACAGTTGTGATCAGGTTGATGTTAGAAAAACTTCTAACTTTGATTCAACAAACTCAACTGTAGAAACTATGGTAGCAGTGGAGAATGAGAAGTCTGGGCAAGACCTCTCACAGCATCTGGGCCTAGACCAGTCATACTATCAGGAATTCAGTACAGTGGCACTTGTGCCATCTGGTATGTCTACTGATGGCTCTCAGGGACAAGAATCAACATGTGATCTAACCAACAATGAAATGAACCAAGACAACATCAAAGGTAAGGTTGATCTTGGACACAAGTCCAGCCTTGAACTATACACTCCAAGGAAAGAAAGTGAAGCCCAAGAAAGTCGGTCAGAGAAAAAGTTTTTTGAAAAAGGTCTAGTTTCTTCATTTGAAAATTGTGTTTTTGACACTAAAGAAACTAGTTCAATTGCAGAAGTTGAGCTCCATGCTGAGATTAGCAAACTGCCTAACCTCGATTTTGAATTCCCACCTGAAGCAACCCCAATACCGTCTCCAGAAAAGACTGCAAAAGTTGAAGAGTTCAAAGTCCTGGAAATCCAGTTAG AAGACATCAATTTCCATGTTGAGGTTAGTAAACCTACAAGCTTTGATTTTGAACtcccaattgaagaaaggatagaagaatCCGGTCAAAGCCCAATACTATGTCAAGAAAGTGCTGCAAAAGGTGAAGTGTTTCAACTTAAAAACTGTGGTTTTGATACCTTAACAAACAGAATTGATGTTAATATTGAGAACCCAGATGCAGGAACTGAACTTTATGAAGAGATGTCAGCAGAAAAGCATGTCATTACATTGGGAAGAACCAGTTCAGAGAAGTTGACTCCTCTTCTAGACTTcttgaaagagggagagaagaatgAGAACGAatcaggaaagaaaaataagggtCCTATGGCAAATAAGTCAGCTACATCATCCAGAGTGAGAGAGAAGAGCAAACCTAAGTATTCTCTCTTCTGCAACTGCATGGGTTGTACAGAGGTGATTCAATAA